The following proteins are co-located in the uncultured Draconibacterium sp. genome:
- the pdxH gene encoding pyridoxamine 5'-phosphate oxidase: MQLDHIRRDYKKAELDESTIDKNPFKQFKTWINEAIALNIADVTAMSLISIGRDGFPQSRIVLLKDFSENGFTFFTNYNSDKGQAIDFNPKVGLHFFWADLERQIRITGTAIKTTEEVSKSYFHSRPHKSQIAAVLFNQSSVIPSRDSLDNNFNKLIAELKGNDPEYPKNWGGYLVKPIKFEFWQGRESRLHDRIVFEKSENDWQIKRLAP; the protein is encoded by the coding sequence ATGCAATTAGATCACATACGGCGCGACTATAAAAAGGCTGAACTCGATGAGAGTACAATTGATAAAAATCCTTTCAAACAGTTTAAAACATGGATAAATGAAGCAATCGCTCTAAATATTGCTGATGTTACTGCAATGTCGCTTATCAGTATAGGAAGAGATGGATTTCCTCAATCGAGAATTGTTTTACTCAAGGATTTTTCAGAAAATGGTTTTACCTTTTTTACGAATTACAACAGCGACAAAGGACAAGCCATTGATTTTAATCCAAAGGTAGGCTTGCATTTTTTCTGGGCCGACCTGGAACGCCAAATAAGAATTACAGGCACCGCCATCAAAACTACGGAAGAAGTATCTAAAAGTTATTTCCATTCACGTCCACACAAAAGCCAGATTGCCGCAGTATTATTCAATCAAAGTTCAGTTATTCCGTCACGCGATTCTCTCGACAATAATTTTAATAAACTTATTGCTGAACTGAAAGGCAATGATCCGGAATATCCAAAAAACTGGGGAGGCTACCTGGTTAAACCTATAAAATTTGAGTTTTGGCAAGGTCGCGAAAGTCGTTTACACGATAGAATTGTATTTGAAAAAAGTGAAAACGATTGGCAAATTAAAAGATTGGCTCCCTGA
- the rsmD gene encoding 16S rRNA (guanine(966)-N(2))-methyltransferase RsmD yields MRIVGGKYKGRIFRPNKSFKARPTTDIAKEGLFNILENRYDFSNKDVLDLFSGTGSMGYEFLSRGSERVTLVENQFNHYKFILDVIKTLGVENVRVFKADVFKYVKKSPDTYNIIFADPPFDLSNFMTVPDAILDADILAPDGLLIVEHAKEVTFVTHPNFKEVRKYGKVNFSFFEK; encoded by the coding sequence ATGAGAATTGTAGGAGGAAAATACAAAGGGAGAATTTTCAGACCGAATAAATCATTCAAAGCCCGACCAACAACTGATATTGCAAAGGAAGGTTTGTTTAATATTCTTGAAAACCGTTACGATTTCTCAAACAAAGATGTGCTCGACCTTTTTTCGGGCACAGGCAGTATGGGCTATGAGTTTTTAAGCCGTGGGAGCGAAAGAGTTACCCTGGTTGAAAATCAGTTTAACCACTATAAATTTATTCTCGATGTTATTAAAACTCTGGGAGTAGAGAATGTGCGGGTTTTTAAAGCCGATGTTTTTAAGTACGTAAAAAAATCGCCCGATACCTATAACATTATTTTTGCTGATCCTCCGTTTGATTTGTCCAATTTTATGACAGTTCCTGATGCCATTTTAGATGCCGATATTTTAGCTCCTGACGGTTTGCTGATTGTAGAACATGCAAAAGAAGTTACGTTTGTAACTCATCCAAATTTTAAGGAGGTACGAAAATACGGTAAAGTAAACTTTAGCTTTTTTGAGAAATAA
- a CDS encoding DUF3822 family protein, whose protein sequence is MHEFVEESFNIEDTFEYILSIQVSLNGFSFSVYQPSSNKVLVFKNTPLKISTENLLARRLKEWIQSEELLQKTYQKVRVTIFTDKFTLVPKSLHKNEVNEELAHLLFKDGSKLKFAENLVDKAKAKLIFPLPDGFNEVISEMIGECEINHPLKLLINRLPEVADRHSLILLFNMRHLFVVIGKGERLLFANSFKINHSNDVVYFVLTTLKQLEIPAKGTQMYYAGKSDYLAETNANLKKFFASTSLFNPAEPESNKQISNEVITENISLFL, encoded by the coding sequence ATGCATGAATTTGTAGAAGAATCTTTTAATATAGAAGATACATTTGAATATATATTATCCATTCAGGTTAGCCTGAATGGATTTTCTTTTTCTGTATATCAGCCATCTTCGAATAAAGTTCTTGTTTTTAAGAACACGCCATTAAAAATTAGCACCGAGAATTTATTGGCCCGAAGATTAAAGGAGTGGATTCAGTCTGAAGAGTTGTTGCAAAAAACGTATCAGAAGGTTCGTGTAACTATTTTCACCGATAAGTTTACGCTCGTTCCCAAATCTCTTCATAAAAACGAAGTCAATGAAGAACTGGCTCATCTGCTTTTTAAAGATGGAAGCAAACTAAAATTTGCGGAGAACCTTGTTGACAAGGCAAAGGCCAAACTGATATTTCCTCTGCCTGATGGTTTTAATGAAGTAATTTCGGAAATGATTGGTGAGTGCGAGATCAACCATCCATTAAAACTGCTTATTAATCGGTTACCGGAAGTTGCCGACAGACACAGTTTGATTTTACTTTTTAACATGCGACATTTATTTGTTGTTATCGGGAAAGGCGAAAGGCTCTTGTTTGCCAACAGCTTTAAAATAAATCACAGCAACGATGTGGTGTATTTTGTCCTTACAACACTTAAACAATTGGAAATTCCGGCAAAAGGTACGCAAATGTATTATGCAGGCAAATCGGATTATTTAGCTGAAACAAATGCAAACCTAAAAAAATTCTTTGCGTCTACTTCGCTATTTAATCCAGCGGAACCCGAGTCGAACAAGCAGATTTCGAACGAGGTAATTACAGAAAACATTTCATTATTTTTATAA
- a CDS encoding glutathione peroxidase yields the protein MRIIIILFVLVLSTQISGQTKSLYYFTATTIIGEPYDFSQLEGKKVLIVNTASECMLTPQFKKLQELYEEYGGDDFEIIGFPCNDFGSQDPAENDVIYDFCTKKYEVTFTMMEKIEIKGENAHPLYKWLTNSEENGVLDAKVAWNFQKFLIDEKGEIVDFVPPIKSPKTDRIIDWLNEREQ from the coding sequence ATGAGAATCATAATCATTCTTTTTGTGCTGGTTTTATCCACTCAAATTTCGGGACAAACTAAAAGCTTGTACTATTTTACTGCAACCACAATCATTGGAGAGCCTTATGATTTTTCACAACTCGAAGGGAAAAAAGTACTGATTGTTAATACCGCATCGGAATGTATGTTAACTCCTCAGTTTAAAAAGCTACAGGAACTTTATGAAGAATACGGAGGTGACGATTTTGAAATTATTGGATTTCCCTGCAACGATTTTGGTTCGCAAGATCCGGCTGAAAATGATGTAATCTACGATTTCTGTACAAAAAAGTACGAAGTCACTTTTACAATGATGGAAAAAATTGAAATAAAAGGAGAAAATGCTCACCCTCTTTATAAATGGCTTACCAACAGCGAAGAGAATGGTGTGCTCGATGCCAAAGTAGCCTGGAATTTTCAAAAATTTTTAATCGACGAAAAGGGTGAAATTGTTGACTTTGTTCCTCCAATAAAAAGTCCGAAAACCGACCGCATTATTGATTGGCTCAACGAAAGGGAACAATAA
- a CDS encoding redoxin domain-containing protein, translating into MKRLVFIFAIFLSVSSFSADNVKKLEVGEKAVLTEVKMKDVSGDLVSLSDALKENGLLVLFSCNQCPFVLRWESRYNGIKEWADKNKVGMIVLNSNYQKRNSDDSYEAMQAKAKEKAYRFNYVVDKESVLANAFGGQTTPHAFLFDGDLKLAYKGAIDDSYESAEGVKEAYLKNAIANLGAGEQVAVTETKPVGCGIKRKVD; encoded by the coding sequence ATGAAAAGATTAGTATTCATTTTTGCAATTTTTTTGTCGGTAAGTAGTTTTTCTGCCGACAACGTTAAGAAACTGGAAGTAGGGGAGAAAGCGGTTTTAACCGAGGTTAAAATGAAAGATGTTTCAGGAGATCTTGTTTCTTTAAGTGATGCACTGAAAGAAAATGGTTTGCTTGTATTGTTTTCGTGCAACCAGTGTCCTTTTGTTTTACGTTGGGAAAGCAGATACAATGGGATTAAAGAGTGGGCCGATAAAAACAAGGTGGGAATGATTGTTCTGAATTCGAATTATCAAAAACGAAACAGCGACGATTCGTATGAAGCCATGCAGGCCAAAGCCAAAGAAAAAGCTTACAGGTTTAATTATGTTGTTGATAAAGAGAGTGTTTTGGCCAATGCATTTGGTGGACAAACCACACCACATGCCTTTTTATTTGACGGAGACTTGAAACTTGCTTATAAAGGTGCCATCGACGATAGTTATGAGAGCGCTGAAGGAGTTAAAGAAGCCTATCTGAAAAATGCCATTGCAAATTTAGGCGCTGGCGAACAGGTTGCCGTTACCGAAACGAAACCGGTTGGATGTGGTATAAAAAGAAAAGTGGATTAG
- a CDS encoding DNA polymerase III subunit gamma/tau → MENFIVSARKYRPDSFETVVAQASITGTLKNAIKSSQLAHAYLFCGPRGVGKTTCARIFAKTINCTNLTAETEACNTCESCTSFNTNRSFNIHELDAASNNSVDDIRNLTDQVRVPPQMGKYSVYIIDEVHMLSSQAFNAFLKTLEEPPKHAIFILATTEKHKIIPTILSRCQIFDFNRIGISDISEHLEYVAKSEGVEVESEGLNVIAQKADGAMRDALSIFDQIVSFSGKKITYQNVIGNLNVLDYDYYFRLVDEFLKNNVTEVLLIFNEILSHGFDGHHFITGLSSHFRDILVCKDTVTIQLLEVGGDIKERYKTQALAADSAFLLDALQISNDCDIKYKTSQNKRLLIELALIRIAQLTLKKK, encoded by the coding sequence ATGGAAAATTTTATTGTATCAGCACGAAAATACAGACCCGATTCGTTTGAGACGGTTGTTGCCCAGGCATCGATTACAGGAACTTTAAAAAATGCCATTAAAAGCAGCCAGCTTGCTCATGCGTATTTGTTTTGCGGGCCCCGCGGAGTTGGGAAAACTACTTGTGCCCGTATTTTTGCCAAAACAATAAACTGTACCAATCTTACTGCTGAAACCGAAGCGTGTAATACCTGCGAATCATGCACATCGTTTAACACCAACCGTTCGTTTAACATTCACGAACTGGATGCGGCTTCAAATAATTCGGTTGACGATATTCGAAACTTAACGGATCAGGTGCGCGTTCCCCCGCAAATGGGAAAATACAGCGTGTATATTATCGATGAGGTTCACATGTTATCGTCGCAGGCTTTTAATGCTTTCCTAAAAACACTGGAAGAGCCGCCAAAGCATGCCATCTTTATTTTGGCAACAACCGAAAAACACAAAATTATTCCAACCATTTTGTCGCGCTGTCAAATTTTCGATTTTAACCGAATTGGAATTTCCGACATTTCGGAACACCTGGAATATGTAGCCAAAAGCGAAGGTGTTGAGGTAGAAAGTGAAGGTTTAAATGTAATAGCGCAAAAAGCCGATGGTGCCATGCGTGATGCACTTTCTATTTTTGATCAGATTGTAAGCTTTTCGGGAAAGAAAATCACATATCAGAATGTAATTGGTAATCTGAATGTGTTGGATTACGATTACTATTTCCGTTTGGTTGACGAATTCTTAAAGAACAATGTAACAGAAGTGTTGCTGATTTTTAATGAAATTTTGAGCCATGGTTTCGACGGACATCATTTTATTACAGGCTTAAGCAGTCATTTCCGCGATATTTTGGTTTGTAAAGATACCGTAACTATTCAGTTGCTGGAAGTAGGTGGCGATATTAAAGAACGATACAAAACGCAGGCATTGGCTGCTGACAGTGCATTTTTGCTCGATGCCTTACAAATAAGCAACGATTGCGACATAAAATACAAAACAAGTCAAAATAAACGCCTGCTCATTGAACTGGCTTTGATTCGGATAGCGCAGCTAACCTTAAAAAAAAAATAG